A window of Nicotiana sylvestris chromosome 8, ASM39365v2, whole genome shotgun sequence genomic DNA:
atatttgcataactaatgcttgcattactaacccatgtgttactaatccatgcattactaatacataggagtggcaaacgggcgggtcgggttggatatggttcgggtcgaagacgggtaatgaaaaaacggaTCAATTATCCAACCCgactcatatttaatacggataaaaaacgggttaaccggcggataatatggataaccatattatccatgacttcttgcatatgatcacttttgggagaattcttagtctccctaacttgagaaatccccaatttgaggctttacaaatataaaagttaggCCCATCAGTTATCCAGTGGttacccattggttatccattttctaaatggataatatggttcttatccatatttgacccgtttttaaatagttcattatccaacccatttttagtggataatatggatgattaactgttttcttttaaccattttgccacccctactaatacaccttattccgcactattcttatacaccctaccaagcGACCCCTTAATTTGACTCTTATACGAGGTTTAAAAAGGAACAAaatcttttgtatttttttttaaacatatATTCTCCATGAAGAATGGCTAGGATCAATGAAGTAGACAATTAATCAACCAAATATAGTGTAGCACATGGTAATGAGGTATTTGTCCTCTTAGTTTAGCAACTCCATCACGTAGTTACCTTAAAATAGGGCTTTAAAAACTCATCTACTCTCTCACAAACAATCATTCTCTCATTTAAGAGGGAATTttggcccaaaaaaaaaaaaaaaaactaagataTGAATCTAAGTAATTAGTTGTGCTTCTGACTTAGTATTAAGTGGCGTTTGAAATATATACTAAAACTAATAGCCGCCTTTCACATTTCACAAGCTGtaattttctttatttagtaaCACAAAATGCAGTGAGAGTTTCATTTGGAACTGCTGAAACATATCAATATTAAATAAAATGTTCATTTCCAGTTGGCAACAAGTAATTTCTTTAGCCATCACCTCTGATCCGAAAACAAAAATTCCATGTAGTTTGCAAAAGAAAAGTACTACTAAAAAATAAGAATTAGCGACGGACAAATTCTCTAGTTAAACAGTAAAATCCGTCATTAATATTAGGATAGAAGGCTAGGTAGTCGAGTGTTTTCCTTATTCGTGCTAGTAATAGCAGTGTTAGTCTTGTATTTTCCTATTCGTAGATTTCTATAACTATTTGCTATTTCTTTCGATTCGGTTTTCATGTTGGattgctggtattactgcttgtTGTTACGAATTCTTTTTCATCTTTCCTTGAGCCGAGACTATTCCGAGGGTCTATCCGGAATAGCCTCTCTACCTTTatccaaggtaggggtaaggtctttATACACATCGATCCCAAATCCCACTTCTGAGATTATACTAtgggtttgttgttattgttgtcgtCGTCGTCGTAAATCGAAAGTCAACCACAGAACTTTACTAGTTAGGGATGTATATAGAAATAACGAGGAAACAAACAAAACTACCAATAATTGTATGATATCTAAGTGTTCATGAAAACTAATACTGGCAAGAGAGtggaaatattaaaaaataacaaTCACACTTTGCTTTACTCCATTTTCTGTGTAGCAGGTAACAACTACTTGTTAAAAAGATACTATGGAAATATTCAAAGTGATCCAGAAATGGACTTTAATTAATAAGATGATAATTTGTAGATCCAGCTGTTAAGAGTTGTTATAAATTTTAGTCTTTGATTATCAATCAGACCAATTGAATTGGTCCTTTAAACAGCTCTTTAGAAGCAATTGCTTCCCTAGGAACGTGACTATAAATACATTGGCCATTGATCCATTAAAGGCATCATCTTTCAACACTGTTTCCTTTCTTCTTCTACTCCTTCAAAGTTTTTGGAGATTTCACTAGCCATATTTGGAAGGCTAGGGCAGGAATTTGCCGGCGAAATGAGTCGGTTTCACGGTGGCGGCCCTGCCAAGGGTCGTCGCTATTTGCCACAAATCTTACTGGCGTTGGCCATATTGGCAGTTGCTAATGTAGTGTCAGCAGATACTTATATATATTCTTCTCCACCACCTCCAGCATACGAGTACAAGTCACCACcacctccttctccttctccgccaCCACCTTATGTGTATAAATCTCCACCTCCCCCATCACCTTCTCCCCCACTACCATATGTTTAtaaatcacctccacctccttcTCCATCACCACCTTCACCATATGTGTATAAGTCTCCTCCACCCCCATCATCTTCACCCCCACCACCTTATGTGTATAAATCATCACCTCCTCCTTCGCCATCTCCCCCGCCCCTGTATGTGTACAAATCTCCTCCTCCACCATCACCTTCACCACCACCTCCATATTATTATAAGTCGCCACCTCCACCTTCACCATCACCTCCACCACCATATTATTATAAATCTCCGCCACCACCCTCGCTATCACCACCTCCACCTTACTATTATAAGTCTCCACCGCCACCTTCTCCTTCACCTCCTCCACCATACTACTATAAATCTCCACCACCTCCTTCACCTTCACCTCCGCCACCTTATTATTACAAGTCTCCGCCTCCTCCGTCACCATCACCACCACCACCATACTATTATAAGTCCCCACCACCACCTGCTAAGTCACCTCCTCCCCCATACTACTACAGTTCTCCACCACCACCACTAAAGTCTCCTCCTCCACCATATTATTATTCCTCACCGTCACCACCAAAGAAATCACCCCCGCCACCATATCACTATACTTCCCCACCACCACCAGTTAAGTCTCCTCCTCCACCATATTACTATTCCTCACCACCACCCCCAAAGAAATCACCTCCTCCCCCATATCACTATAGTTCCCCACCTCCACCAGTTAAGTCTCCTCCTCCACAATATTACTATTCCTCACCACCGCCCCCCAAGAAATTACCTCCTCCACCATATTATTACTCTTCTCCACCACCACCAAAGAAATCACCACCGCCACCATATCACTACTCTTCCCCACCACCACCAGTAAAGTCACCTCCAACTCCATACTACTACACCTCCCCACCACCTCCAAAGAAGTCTTCTCCCCCACCGTACTATTACGCTTCACCACCACCACCTACTCAGTACTATCCTCCATATCATCATTTGGTGGTCAAGGTTGTCGGAAAGGTCTACTGTTTTAGATGCTATGATTCAAAATATCCAGAGAAGTCTCATGGCAAGAAACACCTGCAAGGTACAATACTTTTTATTACACATCCACTCTTTTTATTAACTTTAATTTATCACCAAAAATTGATTTAACTATATATTCGCCTTTTTGTTGCTTTATTCGTTAAGCTCTTACCAAAATACCCAAAAATGTGCTAGTAAAAAATTTGCGCGCATCACAATCACTAGATTTtcctttttgaaaaataagattttaaaatatcaaaaatatttACAACGTAGTAACTATAAATATTTTTGTAACTATGGAGTAAAATATTGAAAATGACATATGTTAGCAGCTCAATAACTTTAGTGTTAATTAATATATTAATTCTTTTTTCACATGAATTAGGTGCTGTTATTAAGGTGACTTGTAAGGCTGGTGACAAGAAAATTGTGAGTTATGGTACCACAAGGATCAACGGCAAATTCAGCATTACTGTTAAAGGATTTGAATATGCCAAATATGGAGCAAAGGCTTGCAAGGCTAAACTACACAATGCTCCAAAGGATTCTAATTGTGACATTCCTACAAACCTTTACTGGGGAGTAAAGGGCGCTAACCTAAAAGTGAAGTCAAAGAACCATTATGAAGTTGTACTTTATGCAAAACCATTTGCTTATGGCTCTAAGACACCTTATGCAAAATGCACAAAACCTCTGCCTACGCCTGCTCCATACTACTACAAATCTCCTCCACCTCCATCGCCGATTTATATTTACAAGTCACCACCTCCAACAACCCCGACATATGTTTACAAATCTCCACCGCCACCAACTAAGTCTTCACCATCTCCTTATTACTACAAGTCTCCACCTCCACCATCACCAAAACCTGCTCCTGTATACTATTATAAATCACCACCACCTCCATCAACATTGCCTCCACCTACTTACTATTATAAATCTCCTCCACCACCATCACCTTCTCCTCCCCCTCCATATTATTACAAGTCGCCACCACCCCCGTCACCATCGCCTCCACCACCATACTACTATAAGTCACCACCCCCACCATCCCCATCACCACCTCCGCCCTATTATTACAAGTCTCCACCTCCACCATCACCAAAACCTGCACCTATATACTATTATAAATCACCGCCACCCCCGTCACCATCGCCTCCACCTCCTTACTATTACAAATCTCCTCCACCACCATcgccttctcctcctcctccataTTACTACAAGTCGCCACCACCCCCGTCACCATCGCCTCCACCACCATACTACTATAAGTCACCACCCCCACCATCCCCATCACCACCTCCGCCCTATTATTACAAGTCTCCACCTCCACCATCACCAAAACCTGCACCTATATACTATTATAAATCACCGCCACCCCCGTCACCATCGCCTCCACCTCCTTACTATTACAAATCTCCTCCACCACCATcgccttctcctcctcctccataTTACTACAAGTCGCCACCACCCCCGTCACCATCACCTCCACCACCATATTACTATAAGTCACCACCACCACCATCCCCATCACCACCCCCATCCTATTATTACAAGTCTCCTCCTCCGCCATCTCCATCACCACCCCCGCCCTATTACTATAAGTCTCCCCCTCCACCGGCTCCGTCACCACCCCCGCCCTATTACTACAAGTCTCCTCCACCACCATCACCATCTCCTCCACCACCCTATTACTATAAATCACCACCACCTCCATCGCCATCACCTCCACCTCCATATTACTACAAGTCTCCACCACCGCCATCTCCATCACCGCCACCACCCTATTACTACAAGTCTCCTCCTCCACCGTCGCCTTCTCCTCCACCTCCATACTATTACCACTCTCCACCCCCTCCAGTAAAGTCTCCTCCTCCTGCCTATCACTACAGCTCACCTCCTCCACCCGTGAAATCACCACCTCCACCAGTATACATTTATGCTTCTCCGCCACCTCCAATCCACTACTAAGTATTTCTAAGAGCTCAGCCATTCTCCACAATCAATCAAGTGAGTTGCTGTTTGAATTGTGTATTCTTTTTTGCCATATGAAAtcaactttttatttttattttctttgaattaAGTTCTGATCTTCTATTTTATTGTTTCTTTTCAGATTTTAGTTTGAAGCACTAAATAAATGGCGGCTTCTTGAGGAAAAGATTCAAACGTCAATGGCACAAAGCAATTAATTTATGGAATAAAATATACAACTTTTTAACTGAAGGAATGATTCTTATTGCACACTGTTCTCTAGTGCATTCACGTGGACAAGGGTACAATAACTTTGATTCTTCATATATAGAGTTTGTTTTTTCCGTAATTTATTGGTGTATTGAGGATGTCCTCGTTTTATTCATTGCTTATTAGTTATTGCAAGTTGTTTTCTTGTAATACCTTGGTGTACTTTGTGCACAAATCAATAAGAAGATCAATTTCTTTATATTcactgtttttttctttttgctttttccaCTCGGTAAACAAAAAAATAAGTCTTATCCTTatataaaaaattgaaaatgagaatACCAATAATTATTTTAAGATCTTTAATAGTTTTAAGGTAAAAGAAGTTCAAGACATATATAAGTAATACACGTATCTCTCGTGTACTTTTATATTTaagattttttaaaataaagcAAAATCCTTTGTATTATTCCCAGggatgtacaaaggaaaccgacaaatcgcaccaacccgataatccgagtcaaactgagaaaaaaacccgactatggtttggtttgatttggtttggtgttggaaaaacccgaccataattggtttgatttggttttaactaaaaaaagtcaaaccgaaaccaaaccaacccgacattacatatatagaaattttgtgatgacccgataggtcatctcatGTTCTAGAACTAGATTCTGTGTTTCGAATCCTTGAATATCTTATTTTAGCCTTAttcgatttgcgtgcgtggtCCGGGTACTTTTCCGGAAGGCTTATATGTTaaattttgataaaaataagaattttcgccttaaaagttaaattgagttgacttcggtcaactaTTTAAGAAAATGGACCCGGATCTATATTTCAATGGTCCCGGTGGATCCGTATCATAATTTGGGACCTggacgtatgtccggaatcgaattccgaggtctctagCTCGAGATATGGAttttttatgaaaaattaaaGTTTGAAAGTTTAATGATTTTAAGAATTGACTAATGTTTGGCCTTGTTGATACCGgatccgtattttggttttggagccccGTACAGGtttattattatatttatgacttgtgtgtgaaatttggtgagaagcGAAGTTAGTTTGACGTGGTTCAGACGatgtccggttgtgaaaatagaagttttaaagctttcttgaaaatttcatttgattcggtgttcaattcgtagttctaggtgttattttggcgattcgATTACGCGAGCacgttcgtatgatgttttaggacttgtgtgcatttttgatttggagccccgagggctcgggtgagtttcggataggctaccagatgatttgaacttagaaaatctggtgttTTTGTTGCAGCTGGTGTTCTAGTGGGTTGTGTTTCGGAATCGCGAAGCCATTCTTGCAATCGCAAAGGGGATCTGGGCTGGGGAAGGATTTTACACTACTCGAACGTGAGACCAtgatcgcgaacgcggagcactaGGAGATTACACTACGCAAACGCGACCCGTCACACGCGAACGTGTAGCATTAGCTAGGCTGGGCAGAAGGAGTTGAGgtaactctacgcgaacgcgtaggtcGGGGGGctagaccttcgcgaacgcgtacagttactcgcgatcgcgtaggccaCTTAGGTCCAACTTTTCGAGAACGCGTCAGTGTTCAAGCGAACACGATAAACACTAGCGCCCGGTGATAAAACAATCCCATTATGGGTTTTTTGCCATTCATTCAAATTTTCAAAAGCTAGAAAGCCTAGAGACAATTTTTTTCAAGATATTTTCTTCCCTAATttgttggtaagtgattctaatgcactttctttcaattacccattatatTTCATGAGTTTTCAACCTAGAATCTAGGaatttcatggtggaaattgggggtttgggtagaactAGGAGTTTTTCTATAATTAGAATATAAacctcgaattgaggtcggatttcgaaacaaattacataattGGGCTCGACGTTGAATGGGTAAATggattttggtccaaacctcgttTTTTGACCAAGCGCGTCCGTggtcgatttttgaatttttggggaaaAGTTTGGGAAATCaaaatttatgcattgtagttgattcGTTTAATAGTATTTGATGTTATTGAATTAATTGTGGCTATATACAAGtagtttggaggcgaattctaggGGAAAGACCCCGGTAGAGCTTTGAATTGACTGCGAAGTGAGCTAAGTattgtgtctaaccttgacttgagggaattaggaaccctcggactatgtgctatgtgattctcatgtgagcggcgtatatgcgacgtgacgagtgcttatacgcctCAAAATTATCTATTTTTTCCCGATTTACCGCTTTTCCTTAATTGTTTCCTTTTCTATCTTAGCTATTATATGGTCTAAATACTTTCCATGCCTAACTGCTACCTGTTAATTAATATCTTCCCCTGTTAATGATGTTAGTTCTTTTCATAGTTTTATGAATTCCtgctactccctccgttccaatttatgtgaacctatttgactaggtacagagtttaagaaaaaatgaagacttttggaatttgtgatcttaaacaagtcaaaaagtgGCCCAGAGTATTcatgtggttataaaagcttctcattaatggtagaattataagtttatgataaattgttaccaaatttagaaaaggGTCATTCCTTTTGGaatggaccaaaaaggaaataggttcacataaactggaacagagggagtatttgCTTAAATAGACTTGTTTGCACCTTCTAATTTTAAATTGCTGGATTGGTCTCGCTGTGTAATATTACTTGTGTAGATTCTATATTGTGCAAGGTTTCCTTTTGGTTCGGTTTGGCGTGTAGTTTGAACTATTGTTTTGACTGTGCTTTGAgtatttggtactgatatggtggaatcgggttgcatgctgcagcaGGTATAATAAGGGTGGATTGTTATAGTGGAATAATTGTGAATATATTCTATGCGGTGGGattgggttgtacgccgcaacaggtggaataagggtggattgatatggtgaaataaggctGATTTATAATACTgtattgatatatggtgggatcgggttgcgcatcGCAACATATTTACATATATTATCTCTGTTATTGATGCTATTtcggtgaaataagggaggatttgtGTTGTCTAGTGGGATCGAGTTGCGTGCCGCAATAGCCTATATGTTTCCATTTCTTGAGCTTTGTTGGTTTTTACGATATTTATTTGAACTGCTAAAGATTGGTAATTCTGGACGGTACTGGTTTATTCTTGAGGCTGTGGTCATTATTTTCAGATTATTGTTTAATTCTGTTCAGTATTTCTATTATTCTATCAATTATTATATATGATGCGTTGtaatgacctggccggtcgtttcataAGTTATAACTCTGTCTCCTCCATTTATGCTTCCTTGTGTgttgttcaactatatttcatcatatcttgttgGTTGTGTTATGTTCGGAGTGGTCGTAGAGTGGAATGGGACACCTAGTCTCCgatttggaagcttaagttggaaaaagtcaactggatgttgacttatgtgtagaagatCTCGGATGCGAATTctgatgattcggatagcttcgttaggtgattttggacttaggagtgtgttcggaatgtaatttggaagttcgtggtagatctaggcttgaattggcgaaattggaaatttggcgttttTCGGCCAGTAGAGAAaatcttgatatcagggtcggaatggaattccggaaattggagtaggtccgttgtgtcatttgtcatgtgtgtgcaaaatttcaggtcattcggacgaggtttgataggtctTGGCATCATttgcggaattcagaagtttgaaaatccttaggcttgaatccgagaatGATTTGATATtgtgatgttattttgagtgttccgaaagttggaataagTTGGAATGGTGTTATGtgatgtgttggtatatttggttgagacCCCAAGGGGCTCAAGaagatttcagatggttaacggagaagtatGGAAGTGGGATTTTGCAGCTGAAgatgttgtttttgttgtttccgcacctgcagaaTTTGTCGCAGGAGCGGAGGATTTGACcgcacctgcgagcccgcagGCACGAGGTCTGGGGCACAGGTGCAGAATCTGGAGACTTAAGTGAAATGTGCAGATGCGGCGTATGGACTGTAGGTGCGTAAATTGGGCTACATATGCGGAATCCCTTGGGCAGAAAGTTTAAATTGACCCCTTTCGCGAATTTTGGTGATTCTTTACAATTTCAACtcggtttttggagctttttgagagttttaaagagggattcaaagggAAACTCGTTGAGGTAATGTTTTTGAgcctaaaactcgattctatagTGATTTTCAGTtgattaagcatgaaatttgtgggatttaagggtgaaaattagggaaattagggcttgaaattggagagtttaaattggagatttgaggggccatttgaggtccgattttgatgattttggtatgtatagactcgggagTGAAATGAGTTTCTAGAtttgtgatttttgttggattccgagacgtggtccccggggtcgggtttggccaatttcggtaTTTTTGagctaatttgataattttggcaTGGGCTTTATTCCTTTAGCATGTATTAATGATGTGATACCGATTTTGAttagattcagagcatttggaggccgagtcaagaggcaagggcatcgcgggctagagttttatCCAGGTTTAGATAAGTAATGACGGTAAATcttatcctgagggtatgaaaccccagatttctcATTGTTTTGCTACTTTAAGGTGTCGCGCACGTTAGATGACGAGCATGCcattgggtattgtgacttggtccgtcccgtacgactattaGTCGCATATTTGACTTAAAACTATTTGTTAATTATGTGTTTTGGAAAGAACTACTATaacttgggttgaatgccatatctGGGCCTTGTGCCAAgatgtttggacccttaggggatttttactaccgttcctcactgttttgatttaatatCTATACTCAGTGATGCtatattttactgatttcataattcAACCtcatttactccgttttgatactatgtgtcacgacccaaaaaccgacccgatcgtgatggcacctatcgtgaaactaggccagccgacacaactctcgAATCAGCCATTTTCCggtaaaagttatttttataccatttataaaccaataatatcataatgaaaatttaaaagaaaagtgcagaataattacacaagcccgacatcggagtgtcactagtcatgagcatctacctcATGAAATTTGAAGCTGATTATCAAAATTCAAAAGGCAAGTCTATTGCATGTATACACACACtaattaaggggtcgtttggttcggAGATGAGTTACACAGAGATTATGTAGATATTAGTTATGTAAGGACATGGTGGAGCAGCAAATTCAATATGGTTCGGCCGATCCGAATTACTTTTAtgctagtatatatatatatatatatatatatatatatatatatatatatatatatatatatatatatatatatgaggggTAAAATCTAACCAAATATTATATAAGTCGTGCAGATTTTATACGAAAATTAAAACACCAACCAAACATAGTAATAAGTTATGCTGATTTTACATAGTTAGACATGGATTAACTCTTTTGGAAGGtcaaccaaatgacccctaaggAACCATGTTTTACAAATATGCTGAAAATAGAGTATTATCAGTGCA
This region includes:
- the LOC104244313 gene encoding extensin-2-like, which encodes MSRFHGGGPAKGRRYLPQILLALAILAVANVVSADTYIYSSPPPPAYEYKSPPPPSPSPPPPYVYKSPPPPSPSPPLPYVYKSPPPPSPSPPSPYVYKSPPPPSSSPPPPYVYKSSPPPSPSPPPLYVYKSPPPPSPSPPPPYYYKSPPPPSPSPPPPYYYKSPPPPSLSPPPPYYYKSPPPPSPSPPPPYYYKSPPPPSPSPPPPYYYKSPPPPSPSPPPPYYYKSPPPPAKSPPPPYYYSSPPPPLKSPPPPYYYSSPSPPKKSPPPPYHYTSPPPPVKSPPPPYYYSSPPPPKKSPPPPYHYSSPPPPVKSPPPQYYYSSPPPPKKLPPPPYYYSSPPPPKKSPPPPYHYSSPPPPVKSPPTPYYYTSPPPPKKSSPPPYYYASPPPPTQYYPPYHHLVVKVVGKVYCFRCYDSKYPEKSHGKKHLQGAVIKVTCKAGDKKIVSYGTTRINGKFSITVKGFEYAKYGAKACKAKLHNAPKDSNCDIPTNLYWGVKGANLKVKSKNHYEVVLYAKPFAYGSKTPYAKCTKPLPTPAPYYYKSPPPPSPIYIYKSPPPTTPTYVYKSPPPPTKSSPSPYYYKSPPPPSPKPAPVYYYKSPPPPSTLPPPTYYYKSPPPPSPSPPPPYYYKSPPPPSPSPPPPYYYKSPPPPSPSPPPPYYYKSPPPPSPKPAPIYYYKSPPPPSPSPPPPYYYKSPPPPSPSPPPPYYYKSPPPPSPSPPPPYYYKSPPPPSPSPPPPYYYKSPPPPSPKPAPIYYYKSPPPPSPSPPPPYYYKSPPPPSPSPPPPYYYKSPPPPSPSPPPPYYYKSPPPPSPSPPPSYYYKSPPPPSPSPPPPYYYKSPPPPAPSPPPPYYYKSPPPPSPSPPPPYYYKSPPPPSPSPPPPYYYKSPPPPSPSPPPPYYYKSPPPPSPSPPPPYYYHSPPPPVKSPPPAYHYSSPPPPVKSPPPPVYIYASPPPPIHY